Proteins from a genomic interval of Malassezia vespertilionis chromosome 9, complete sequence:
- the NDC80 gene encoding kinetochore-associated Ndc80 complex subunit ndc80 (COG:D; EggNog:ENOG503NUWD; BUSCO:EOG092619RJ): MSQPRRMTLASLDTNKRAPAAKPQKGAPPVTGLRARPSLVVRPSAAPASQSPRRLDAGPRLSNARMSLAPGHRRSMGMAMGRMSLAPGGLALAASAPPIKDTRLRVKNVRALMEANVTSFIEHTGFSMPGWNPRLVHEPTQSAFAAMFKHIYRECIDDSYQMGAEGKKFEDEVMLLLKEMRYPFIDELTKTKLTAAGSQQNWPACLAMLDWVVRLGTQCAQVGSGPLEREDENELHALFFPFLWKCYEKFWDNQDEYPEETAALERAFLDKNAELGASVEALQEAKASVDEELAALTAKASPLEREQHENQVLRGDIIKFTKYHDEILVPKLEKSRRTNQRLHAALDEHRAELKEKEKERARRQSLVCAQDISGDEFDRMIGEREWLAQELEQLAQQNKDAVEQCWKVELHLTKLHAEVEKRLKTFAPLAQRVHLFPLHLSGRTQLDALELVPSNPATMLPPGLDIRRDVRPKIDALRARETARFRALSEERAACQEALDQLFEALERLRRACRAAVTRMDALRDQIDQVGRITNEEEDAASAEHLRQEELVRTIEHSSQMALQQADARLAAAQLQLQEGLESSEAERAAMHDEMCNALHTLLDLKVRISEGLDTIDDAVHGALHA, from the coding sequence ATGTCGCAGCCACGGCGAATGACGCTGGCGTCGCTGGACACAAACAAGCGGGCGCCGGCGGCTAAGCCGCAGAAGGGCGCACCGCCGGTGACaggcttgcgcgcgcgaccGTCGCTTGTAGTGCGCCCttccgctgcgccggcgagcCAGTCACCACGGCGCCTTGACGCAGGGCCGCGGCTTTCCAATGCGCGGATGAGTCTGGCGCCAGGACATCGGCGCTCGATGGGCATGGCTATGGGACGCATGTCTCTGGCACCTGGCGGGCTTGCCCTAGCCGCAAGTGCGCCTCCGATCAAGGATACGCGGCTGCGTGTGAAGaatgtgcgtgcgcttATGGAGGCGAATGTGACTTCTTTTATCGAGCACACGGGCTTCAGTATGCCTGGATGGAATCCGAGACTTGTGCATGAGCCGACGCAATCTGCATTTGCTGCCATGTTCAAGCATATCTACCGCGAATGCATCGATGATAGCTACCAGATGGGCGCGGAAGGAAAAAAGTTTGAGGACGAGGTCATGCTTTTGCTTAAGGAAATGCGCTATCCTTTTATCGACGAACTCACCAAGACGAAGCTGACCGCGGCAGGGAGCCAGCAGAACTGGCCAGCATGCCTGGCGATGCTCGACTGGGTGGTCCGCCTCGGGACACAATGTGCCCAGGTTGGAAGTGGGCctttggagcgcgaggacgAGAATGAGCTGCACGCACTCTTCTTTCCGTTCCTCTGGAAATGCTACGAGAAGTTTTGGGATAACCAGGACGAGTACCCAGAAGAGACGGCGGCACTCGAGCGTGCATTCCTGGACAAGaatgccgagctcggcgcctCGGTTGAGGCACTGCAGGAGGCCAAAGCCAGCGTCGACGAAgagctcgctgcgctcacCGCCAAGGCGTCGCCGCTCGAGCGGGAGCAGCACGAGAACcaggtgctgcgcggcgatatTATTAAGTTTACCAAGTACCACGACGAGATCCTCGTCCCGAAGCTCGAAAAGAGCCGGCGCACGAATCAGCggctgcacgctgcacttgacgagcaccgcgcagaGCTTAAAGAGAAGGAGaaggagcgtgcgcggcggcagtcGCTGGTATGTGCGCAGGATATCTCTGGCGACGAGTTTGATAGGATGattggcgagcgcgaatGGCTCGCCcaggagctcgagcagctcgcacaACAGAACAAGGACGCGGTCGAGCAGTGCTGGAAGGTGGAGCTGCACCTCACTAagctgcacgccgaggTCGAGAAGCGGCTCAAgacgtttgcgccgcttgcgcagcgcgtccaCTTGTTTCCGCTGCACCTCTCGGGCAGGACAcagctcgatgcgctcgagcttgtGCCGAGCAATCCAGCGACGATGCTGCCGCCAGGGCTTGATATccgccgcgacgtgcgcccGAAAAtcgatgcactgcgcgcacgcgaaACTGCGCGGTTCCGGGCCCTCTCCGAGGAgcgtgctgcttgccaAGAGGCACTTGACCAGCTTTttgaggcgctcgagcgtttgcgcagagcgtgccgtgctgcagtgacgcgcatggacgcactgcgcgaccAGATCGACCAGGTAGGCCGGATCACAAACGAAGAGGAAGATGCTGCTAGCGCCGAGCATCTACGTCAAGAAGAGCTTGTGCGTACGATCGAGCACTCGAGTCAAATGGCGCTCCAGCAGGCGGACGCACGCCTCGCAGCCGCGCAATTGCAGCTGCAAGAAGGGCTCGAGTCGTCAGAAGCAGagcgtgcagcgatgcacgaCGAGATGTGCAATGCACTGCACACGCTACTCGACCTCAAAGTCCGCATTTCCGAGGGTCTCGATACCATTGACGATGCAGTGCatggagcgctgcacgcataG
- the ubp14 gene encoding ubiquitinyl hydrolase 1 (COG:O; EggNog:ENOG503NX3U; MEROPS:MER0002694), protein MKRMHEEAPACAHGHDVDAFIAPPRHTEPVYKDECMFCYDSPDSPRGLAVCLACFQGYCIGDGSQQHIKQHYEKSGHSIVMVLHRERNEAAPVTRLAVVERPDEEESTYTMEPRSLCGDAAQGTPLPRTEKLENVMQAVLRASSSAQRDEVQAWEEDIVPCEHTNHLVQEDSQMLQLDSAKCAACDLTSNLWLCLSCGYLGCGRAQFGGVDGHSHALAHFDTSGHSCCVKQGTITPEGTGDVYCYACNEPRVDTTLSTHLQHFGIHVLSLNKTEKNMTELQLEQNIAFDFTMTGDDGHPLTPISGPGLTGIQNLGNTCYMASVLQCVFSLRGFRERYWSQHAAHIAACEKMPAACLECQLGKFADGLYSGRYPQGIKPGMLKKLLGTGHHEFASMRQQDADEFLLFLLPFLQSKPHEPFSLPDPAAQFGYVLEQRLQCTQCKKVRYTEENVDAGLSLPVPVQEEPSTESETGSVDDKRYKPVTLEESLDLFTHEEVIEYHCPSCAQNVAATKRMRFASFPAVFVVQAQRFQLVNWVPQKVNVPLVVPVVEPVDLVKYKGYGLQPGEEALPQDTQAPEYPPAALEMLIAMGFSENRCKRALDATGSGDPEAAANWLFERMDDSTLDAPLTVSASPDTTMLEEMGFSKAQATKALRMNNGNAEIAVAWLFENPDDPGEEPGAGEAQTARPGSTEDEPLYQLSSFVSHKGPSVHSGHYVAHVDKHLDNAWAFFNDEKVVSLPVDTVDASNVRCASQFAYLYFFQRI, encoded by the exons ATGAAGCGAATGCACGAGGAAGCGCCAGCGTGTGCACATGGGCACGACGTAGATGCATTTATCGCACCTCCCAGGCATACTGAGCCCGTGTACAAAGACGAGTGCATGTTTTGCTACGACTCACCG GATTCGCCACGGGGTCTGGCCGTATGCCTCGCATGTTTCCAAGGCTATTGTATCGGTGACGGCTCGCAGCAGCATATAAAACAGCACTATGAAAAATCGGGGCACTCGATAGTCATGGTCCTGCACCGGGAGCGGAATGAAGCAGCACCAGTGacgcgcctcgccgtcgTCGAACGCCCAGACGAGGAAGAATCCACGTATACCATGGAGCCACGGAGCTTGTgcggcgacgctgcacagggAACTCCATTACCTCGTACCGAAAAGCTCGAAAATGTAATGCAGGCCGTGCTGCGTGCCTCTTCctcggcacagcgcgatgAAGTGCAGGCGTGGGAAGAGGATATCGTGCCATGTGAGCATACCAACCACCTTGTCCAAGAGGACTCACAGATGCTCCAGCTCGACAGTGCCAAGTGTGCCGCGTGTGATCTGACCTCGAACCTGTGGCTGTGCCTGTCGTGTGGCTACCTCGGCTGCGGCAGGGCCCAATTTGGCGGCGTCGATGGGCACAGCCATGCACTCGCACACTTTGACACTTCGGGTCACTCATGCTGCGTAAAGCAAGGCACCATTACTCCAGAAGGTACCGGCGATGTCTACTGTTACGCATGCAATGAGCCACGCGTCGACACAACGCTGTCCACGCACTTGCAGCATTTTGGGATCCATGTACTGTCACTGAACAAGACAGAGAAGAACATGACCGAGCTCCAGCTAGAGCAAAATATCGCATTCGACTTTACCATGACAGGCGACGACGGCCACCCTTTGACCCCAATCTCGGGCCCTGGCCTGACGGGAATACAAAATTTGGGCAATACATGCTACATGGCGTCCGTGCTCCAATGCGTGTTCTCGCTACGAGGCTTCCGGGAACGGTACTGGTCgcagcatgcagcgcataTTGCAGCGTGCGAGAAAATGCCGGCAGCGTGCCTCGAGTGTCAGCTCGGAAAATTCGCGGATGGTCTGTACTCTGGCCGCTACCCTCAGGGAATCAAGCCGGGCATGCTTAAGAAACTGCTCGGTACAGGCCATCATGAGTTTGCAAGTATGCGTCAGCAGGACGCAGACGAATTCTTACTGTTTCTCCTTCCCTTCCTCCAAAGCAAGCCGCATGAACCTTTTTCGCTTCCCGATCCCGCCGCCCAGTTTGGGTACGTCTTGGAGCAGCGTTTGCAGTGCACGCAGTGTAAAAAGGTGCGGTACACGGAGGAGAATGTGGATGCTGGGCTTTCGCTCCCTGTTCCTGTGCAAGAAGAGCCATCCACAGAATCTGAAACAGGGTCTGTGGACGACAAGCGATACAAACCCGTGACACTGGAGGAGAGTTTGGACTTGTTTACGCACGAGGAAGTGATTGAGTACCACTGTCCTTCCTGTGCCCAAAATGTCGCTGCGACGAAACGCATGCGCTTTGCCTCATTTCCGGCTGTGTTTGttgtgcaggcgcaacgGTTCCAGCTCGTGAATTGGGTGCCACAAAAGGTGAATGTCCCGCTTGTAGTGCCGGTCGTGGAGCCGGTAGACTTGGTCAAGTACAAGGGCTATGGGCTCCAGCCGGGCGAAGAGGCGTTGCCTCAAGATACCCAGGCGCCCGAATATccgcctgcagcgctggaaatGCTCATTGCGATGGGCTTTTCCGAGAACCGCTGCAAACGCGCATTGGATGCCACAGGGTCTGGAGATCCAGAGGCAGCGGCAAACTGGCTCTTTGAGCGCATGGATGATTCGACGCttgatgcgccgctcacgGTGTCTGCTTCCCCGGATACGACCATGCTTGAAGAGATGGGCTTTTCCAAGGCGCAGGCGACCAAAGCCTTGCGTATGAACAATGGGAATGCCGAAATAGCTGTTGCATGGCTCTTTGAGAACCCTGACGATCCCGGAGAGGAGCCAGGGGCTGGCGAGGCACAAACTGCACGGCCTGGCTCCACCGAGGACGAGCCGCTGTATCAGCTCTCCAGCTTTGTCTCCCACAAAGGCCCGTCTGTCCACAGCGGTCACTATGTCGCACATGTTGACAAGCACCTCGACAATGCGTGGGCATTTTTCAACGACGAAAAGGTCGTGTCGCTTCCTGTGGACACAGTGGATGCTTCCAACGTGCGGTGTGCTTCGCAATTTGCCTATCTCTACTTTTTCCAACGTATCTAG
- the SRV2 gene encoding suppressor of rasval19 (BUSCO:EOG09262KZ3; COG:T; COG:Z; EggNog:ENOG503NXBZ): protein MERPRGENMPSASCMQLQETREAQAPTVAPTVAAWDAQVVPALDKFMQLSAQIGGNIQQQAERVHTAFASTRDAIMMAGICQRPAEGAASPVFMERLKPLQEKLMSVATFRDTNRGDKHMFNQMSTISEGIPALGWVAVEPTPVPYIGDMKESAEFYANRVIKEKKDTDPVQVEWTRAFLGLLTEMQAYVKQNHATGLTWNKDGVSLASYNVQETPAAPAPLAAAPALSGGMDALFGQINKGEGITGALRKVDPSQMTHKNSALRADNHAPPPKPQVTTKPTSFRQKKPPVKQLEGNKWIIENYENEKIVIDDTALSHTVTIVGCEACVIEVQGKVNAISLLSCRKTSVLIDSLVSSLEVTRCASFTAQINGSTPTVLLDNVDGAQIYLSEQGMQTEVVTAKSSALNFSVPVPGIPGEYEELALPEQIKHSFARAGDKAKATSIVVHHAG, encoded by the coding sequence ATGGAGCggccgcgcggcgagaaCATGCCAAGTGCCAGTTGCATGCAGTTGCAAGAGACGCGCGAAGCACAGGCTCCGACAGTTGCGCCAACCGTGGCGGCGTGGGATGCACAGGTAGTgcccgcgctggacaagtTTATGCAACTGTCTGCTCAGATCGGCGGCAATATCCAGCAGCAGGCGGAGCGAGTCCACACCGCGTTTGCATCCACACGCGACGCTATAATGATGGCTGGTATATGCCAGCGCCCTGCAGAAGGCGCAGCATCTCCTGTATTTATGGAACGGCTCAAGCCACTGCAGGAAAAGCTCATGAGCGTGGCCACGTTCCGCGACACGAACCGCGGCGACAAGCACATGTTTAATCAGATGAGCACGATCAGCGAAGGGATTCCCGCGCTTGGCTGGGTTGCTGTAGAGCCAACACCTGTACCGTACATTGGTGACATGAAGGAAAGCGCCGAGTTCTACGCAAATCGCGTGATCAAGGAGAAGAAGGATACGGATCCCGTCCAGGTCGAATGGACACGCGCATTCCTGGGATTGCTGACCGAGATGCAGGCCTATGTAAAGCAGAATCACGCTACTGGGCTTACGTGGAACAAAGATGGCGTATCGCTCGCGTCGTACAATGTGCAAGAGACgccagctgcgccagcACCACTTGCAGCCGCACCAGCGCTGAGCGGCGGCATGGACGCTCTATTTGGTCAGATCAACAAGGGCGAGGGCATTACGGGTGCCCTCCGCAAGGTTGATCCGAGCCAAATGACGCACAAGAACTCTGCCTTGCGTGCGGACAACCACGCTCCACCGCCGAAGCCACAGGTCACGACGAAACCGACGAGCTTCCGCCAGAAGAAGCCGCCCGTGAAGCAGCTCGAGGGCAACAAGTGGATTATTGAGAACTATGAGAACGAAAAGATTGTGATCGACGATACAGCGCTGAGCCACACGGTCACTATTGTGGGGTGCGAGGCATGCGTGATTGAGGTGCAGGGGAAAGTGAATGCCATTTCGCTGCTTTCGTGTCGCAAAACATCGGTGCTCATCGATTCGCTTGTGTCCTCGCTCGAAGTCACTCGATGTGCCTCATTCACCGCACAAATTAACGGCTCGACTCCGACCGTTCTTTTGGACAATGTGGACGGCGCACAAATTTACCTGTCCGAGCAGGGCATGCAGACGGAAGTGGTTACTGCCAAGTCCAGCGCACTGAATTTTAGCGTTCCCGTACCAGGCATACCCGGAGAGTACGAAGAGCTCGCGCTGCCGGAGCAGATCAAACActcgtttgcgcgcgcgggcgaCAAGGCAAAGGCCACAAGCATCGTCGTCCACCATGCAGGCTAG
- a CDS encoding uncharacterized protein (COG:G; EggNog:ENOG503NUZ4; CAZy:GH5), translating to MTPTLAASDIFFRDEHGRSVLLRGINFTGNNKMPCGIQTQDRNAHLEPSDTFVNPCVSLDDGAADTHLRRIRSWGMNCLRYIFTWEAIEHEGPGIYDESFLAYTVAVLRRAKAHGFLVIMDPHQDVFSRALSGSGAPLWTILAANMEPRNFSCTHAAIIHAEYPDAENPNPASSPPMIWASNYDRIASLTLFTLFFGGRMYAPKCILDGENIQDWLQRHYFAAVQQLIMAVRDAGDLFDTCVIGWDSLNEPHSGIIGCATLEAYPGMLRLGSAPTIHEGLILGSGQPVRAPTYIFTRIGPIKTGSKRIDPQGRSMWLTPEQDAVRGAGRFGWRRDPSWTHGCVWELHGVWDSRTKALLKPSYFAAGNFLKDHWLPHWEAYEAIVRALHPGAIQIVQPPVFHAPPRGMDTVCGTHACCSAHFYDGLTLMTKHWNWYGVDGFGLMRDNYRHRLFAFFFGPRGIRKALKRQLAYLHKDTLDYMGNYPLWLGETGIPFDMDHKDAYYKHIGDYTSQARAMNATLDAADSTLLSYAIWNYAPLHSFAWGDGWDGEDFSVWSPDEAARQPAMAPALDKLVRGTRAIESWCRPYAVSVPGELLELTFDMRSSFLKVSLRTPKHGLDTPEALRAVLFLPYVHYGAPLPTATWGTWIRRWAPWSRRGYKSVLPRGAIDVNALEALSPEEEAALRLSLRVNVSDGQWSVEGQYLTWAVDPAHTHHTIALSRAPGPADYAQFM from the exons ATGACGCCGACGCTCGCTGCGTCGGATATTTTCTTCCGTGATGAGCATGGACGCTCTGTGCTGTTGCGCGGGATCAACTTTACTGGGAATAACAAGATGCCATGTGGTATACAGACCCAGGACCGCAACGCGCACCTGGAGCCGAGCGACACATTTGTCAATCCGTGCGTCTCGCTcgacgacggcgctgcggacACGCACCTGAGGCGAATCCGGTCGTGGGGCATGAACTGCCTGCGCTACATATTTACCTGGGAGGCGATTGAGCACGAGGGTCCCGGGATTTACGACGAGTCGTTCCTTGCGTACACGGTTGCCGTTcttcgccgcgccaaggcgcatgGATTTCTCGTGATTATGGACCCCCACCAAGATGTG TTCTCTCGCGCATTAAGTGGCTCCGGTGCACCGCTCTGGACAATTCTCGCCGCAAATATGGAGCCGCGCAACTTTAGCTGCACGCATGCCGCAATCATCCACGCCGAGTATCCCGACGCAGAAAACCCGAACCCCGCGAGCTCGCCGCCCATGATTTGGGCGTCGAACTATGACCGGATTGCGAGCCTGACGCTCTTTACGCTCTTCTTCGGAGGCCGCATGTACGCGCCTAAATGCATCCTTGACGGGGAGAACATCCAGGActggctgcagcgccactATTTTGCCGCTGTCCAACAGCTCATTATGGCCGTGCGTGACGCAGGAGACCTGTTCGATACGTGTGTCATTGGCTGGGATAGTTTGAACGagccgcacagcggcaTCATCGGGTGTGCCACCTTGGAAGCGTACCCCGGCATGCTTCGCCTTGGCTCTGCGCCCACGATCCACGAAGGCCTCATTCTCGGCAGTGGCCAGCCTGTGCGCGCTCCCACGTACATATTCACACGTATCGGCCCGATCAAGACGGGCAGCAAGAGGATCGACCCGCAGGGGCGCTCAATGTGGCTCACTCCCGAGCAGGACGCCGTCCGCGGTGCCGGCCGTTTTGGATGGCGTCGCGATCCCAGCTGGACGCACGGGTGTGTGTGGGAGCTGCACGGTGTGTGGGACTCGCGTACCAAGGCGCTGCTCAAACCTTCCTATTTTGCCGCGGGCAACTTTCTCAAGGACCACTGGCTGCCGCACTGGGAGGCGTACGAGGCCATAGTCCGTGCATTGCATCCTGGCGCCATACAGATAGTGCAGCCGCCGGTtttccatgcgccgccccGAGGCATGGACACGGTGTGCGGCACGCATGCCTGCTGCTCGGCTCACTTTTACGACGGCCTCACGCTCATGACCAAGCACTGGAATTGGTACGGTGTGGATGGATTTGGCTTGATGCGCGACAACTACCGCCACCGCCTCTTTGCCTTCTTTTTTGGGCCGCGCGGGATACGCAAAGCCCTGAAGCGCCAGCTCGCGTACTTGCACAAGGATACACTCGACTACATGGGCAACTATCCCTTGTGGCTTGGCGAAACGGGCATTCCTTTCGATATGGACCACAAAGATGCGTACTATAAGCACATTGGCGACTATACTTCccaggcgcgcgcaatgaaCGCAACGCTCGATGCCGCGGACTCGACCTTGCTGAGCTACGCGATCTGGAActatgcgccgctccatTCGTTTGCGTGGGGCGACGGCTGGGACGGCGAGGATTTCAGTGTATGGAGTCCAGACGAGGCCGCCCGCCAGCCAGCCATGGCGCCAGCGCTCGACAAACTAGTCCgtggcacgcgcgcaatcgAGTCGTGGTGCAGGCCGTACGCAGTATCCGTCCcgggcgagctgctcgagctcacGTTCGACATGCGCTCCTCCTTCCTCAAGgtgtcgctgcgcacgccaaaGCATGGGCTCGACACGCCCGAGGCCCTGCGCGCTGTACTCTTTTTGCCCTATGTGCACTATGGTGCGCCACTTCCCACTGCGACGTGGGGCACATGGATCAGGCGCTGGGCTCCGTGGAGTCGGCGCGGCTACAAAAGCGTCCTGCCGCGTGGCGCAATTGACGTCAACGCACTCGAGGCACTGTCGCCCGAAGAagaggcggcgctgcgtctctCCTTGCGTGTCAATGTCTCCGACGGCCAGTGGTCGGTGGAGGGGCAGTACCTGACCTGGGCCGTGGATCCTGCGCATACGCACCACACGATTGCATTGTCAAGAGCACCGGGCCCTGCAGACTATGCGCAATTCATGTAG